GGTATTGGTAGCCAggagctttatgcaaagttctccaagtgtgagttctggcttagTTTAGTGGCGTTCTTGGGTCACGTGCtatctagtgagggtattcaggttgatccgaagaagatagagacgGTCCAGATCGTAGCTTCCTTGGGTTGGCGGGATATTACCATCGGTtcatttagggattttcatctattgcatcactattgaccaaattgacccaaaagggtgctccttttaggtggtcggatgagtatgagacgagattttagaagctcaagaccgccttgagcacaactccagtattagttttgccatcagcttcaggttcttatacgttatattgtgatgcttcttggGTCgacattgggtgtgtgttgatgcatgagggtagagtgattgcttatgcttcaagTCAGTTGAAGCACCaagagaagaactaccatgttcatgatttggagctggctgccattgttcatgcatcgaatatttggaggcattatctctatggtgtgtcttgtgaggtgtttattgatcatcgtagcctccaacacttgttcaaacagaaggatctcaatttgaggcagcgaaggtggttggagctgctaaaggactatgatattactattttgtaccacacgagaaaggccaatgtggtggccgatgccttgagtagaaaggcggtgagtatgggcagtcttgcatttattcctatTAGTGatagacctcttgcagttgatgttcaggctttggccaatcggtttgtgaggttggatattttggagctcAGTCGGATCCTAGCTTGTctagtttctcggtcttccttgttcgatcgcatcagagagcgccagtataatgatcctcatttgcttgtcctcaaggacaaggttatgcatgatgatgctagagatgtgactagtggtgatgatggggtattgaggatgcgaGGTCGGATATCTgcgcccaatgtagatgggcttcgggagttgattctagaggaggcccatagctcgcggtattccatccatcttgGTGCTgcaaaaatgtatcaggatttgagacaacacaattggtggaggaaaatgaagaaggatatagtggggtttgttgcttagtgtctcaattgtcagcaggtgaagtataagcatcagagaccgagtggcttgcttcagcagatagatattccagagtggaagtgggagcggatcaccatgaatttcgtagttggacttccatggactttgaagaagttcgatgctattttggtgattgtggatcggctgaccaagtccacacacttcattcctttatgtactacctattccttagagcggttagctgagatttatatccgagagattgtttgcctgcatggtatcccagtttccatcatttccaatagaggtactcagtttacatcacagtaTTGGAGGGCcgtgcaacgagagttgggtactcaggttgagttgagcatagtttttcaccctcagatggacgggcagtccgagtgcactattcagatattggaggacatgttgtgcgctcgtgtcattgattttgggggttcatgggaccagtttctaccactcgtggagtttgcatataacaacaattattagtcgagtattcagatggctccatatgagactTTATATGGGATGGTGTATATCACTagtaggttggtttgagtcgggaggggctaggcttttgggtacagacttggtacaggattctttggacaaggtgaaggtgatttaggagcggcttcgtatagcttagtcaagacaaaagagttatgctgacaggaaggttcgtgatgcatcttatatggttggggagaaggttctactgaaggtttcacccatgaagggtgttatgagatttgggaagaagggcaagttgagccctcgattcattgggccttttgaggtgcttcgaaggattagggatgtggcttatgagcttgctttgccacctataTTGTTGGtcgtgcatccgatatttcatgtttctatactcCCAAAGTATATCGGCGATCTatatcatgttttggatttcagcgcggtgtagttagatggtgatttgacttataatgtggaggtAGTGGCTATTCTGGAGCgacaggtccgaaagttgagatcaaaggatatagtttcAGTGAAATGTAGTAGAGAGgctggcccgtggaggaggctacttgggagactgagcgagagatgtggagcagatatccgcACCTATTTGAgccttcaggtatgtttctacactcgttcgaggatgaacgtttgtttaagagggggagaatgtaacaaaCTGGTTGTTCCTTTCGTGAATTAGAGCcccgtttctcccatttctactTCCTTATATGTTCCTCAGCTGTATTTTATCGAAttgtgttggttggttcgggtctgGAGTGGTTTCGGCGTGggatgagatacttagtctcctatttagaagcttaagttggaaaaatcaaccggatattgacttatgagtaaatgacctcggatttggatttttatggttCAGTTAGCTCTATTAGGTGATGTTGGACCTGGGAGCGCGTCCgaaatataatttggaggtctgtggtagaatttggcttgaattggcaaaattggaatttgggcaattttggtcagtagtggaaaatttgatatcgagatcggaatgggattccggaagttggagtaagtTCGTAGTGTTAGTTGTGACGTATGTGCAGAGTCTtaagtcattcagacgaggtttgtaGGTTTCGTCATCGTTTGCGGAAATTAGAAGTTTAGAAGTTCCTAAGCTTGAAtttgagggtgatttggtgtgttgatgttgttttgagtgttccgaaggttagaCTAAGTTTGAATGTTGCATGTGACTAGTTTGTATTttttgttgaggtcccaagggcctcgggatgaatttggATGGTTAACAAAGGATTTGGAAATGGATCTGTGCAGCTGAAGCTACTGCTTCTGATGTTTCCGCACCTGTGGAGTGgcaaccgcaggtgcgaggtccACATAAGCGGGAATGGGTCGTAGATGT
This sequence is a window from Nicotiana sylvestris chromosome 3, ASM39365v2, whole genome shotgun sequence. Protein-coding genes within it:
- the LOC138887299 gene encoding uncharacterized protein — protein: MGSLAFIPISDRPLAVDVQALANRFVRLDILELSRILACLVSRSSLFDRIRERQYNDPHLLVLKDKVMHDDARDVTSGDDGVLRMRGRISAPNVDGLRELILEEAHSSRYSIHLGAAKMYQDLRQHNWWRKMKKDIVGFVA